The following coding sequences lie in one Bacteroidota bacterium genomic window:
- a CDS encoding pyridoxal phosphate-dependent aminotransferase → MFSNRTNWNLSPNRLTKLIEERRQQGHVILDLTESNPTKVGFDFYNESMLNPLKNKSNLIYEPDPKGLLDTRVAVSEYYSQHNTDVRPENIILTSGSSEAYSFILRLIADVDDEVLVPVPSYPLLNIISQINDVVLKNYQIVYDGEWHIDFESIESAITKNTRAILVIHPNNPTGSYVKVFEYNKLVLS, encoded by the coding sequence ATGTTTTCAAATCGGACAAATTGGAATCTTTCCCCCAACCGGTTGACGAAGTTGATAGAAGAACGGCGACAACAAGGGCACGTGATTTTAGACTTAACCGAATCGAATCCGACTAAAGTAGGTTTCGACTTTTACAACGAGAGTATGTTAAACCCTCTTAAAAATAAAAGTAATTTAATTTATGAACCTGACCCGAAAGGTTTATTAGATACAAGGGTTGCAGTGAGTGAGTATTATAGCCAGCACAATACCGATGTTAGACCGGAAAATATTATACTGACATCAGGCAGCAGTGAAGCATATAGTTTTATATTAAGACTAATAGCGGATGTTGATGATGAAGTTTTAGTACCGGTTCCAAGTTATCCGCTGCTGAATATTATTTCGCAGATCAATGATGTTGTTTTGAAAAATTATCAGATCGTATATGATGGCGAATGGCATATTGACTTTGAGTCGATAGAGTCGGCTATTACAAAAAATACAAGAGCGATTTTAGTAATACATCCGAACAATCCTACTGGTTCCTATGTAAAAGTATTTGAATACAATAAGCTAGTGTTAAGTTAA